Genomic segment of Mycolicibacterium sarraceniae:
CCGATGAGTAACACCATTTTCGACATCGCGATGTATCGCTTCTGTGGCGTCATCACCGGCAACCTGCTGGGAGCCGGTCACCCGCTGGCTCAGCCTCGGGAAGGTCCGAGAGCCACTGTTTGGATGTGAGTGCTCAACGGCACTGCGCGACAATGGTTTCAGCGAACCGCTCGATCGGCCCGCGGTAACGCTCGCCGCTGACGAAGGTGTGGGCGGCGCCGCCGAATCGCAGGAAGCTGTAGGCGGCTGAGGCCACCCCCCGTTCGACGGGCGCGGCCTTCATCACCGTCTCGGTGATCAGTGTGTTGTTGATGCCGATGAACAATCCGGCGACCACCACGCAGGCCGCCAGAATCGTTTTCTCATCGGTGAATACCGCCATCACGGCCAGCAGCATGGAGAAGCAGAGCAGGTTGATCACCAGCACCCGCACGGTGCCGAAGCGATGCTGCAGTCGCGGGGCCACCACCACCGAGGTGAACGCCAGGCACAGACCTCAGCCGAAGAAGATCAGCCCCGGTGCCGCAGTGCCCGGAAGGCCGATGCCCATAAACGCCACAACGGACGCAATGGCGACGGCCCAGACGGCCTTGGGTTGACGCCACATGAGTGGCTCACTCCTAACTATTGGTTGTCGAGGTCATCCAGCAGGCGATGCAATGCCCCCACGGCGGCCGACAGAATTTCGCGGTCCTCGTCGGAGAGCCGCGCGATACGCGGATCGATCACTGCGGCGCGGTCGGCGCGGACCTGGGCCAGGATCGTCCGGCCCCTTCCGGTGATGCGGATGCGGACGGCACGCGCATCGTCGGGATCGGGGGTGCGGTCCACCAGGCCGGCGTCCTCCAGGCGGCGGACCTGGGTGGTCATCGTTGGCTGGGAGCAGTGGTCGAGTTCGGCCAGATCGGAAATCCGGGCTTCGCCCTGGTCGTCGATGGTGCCGAGCAGCCGGGCCTGCGCCCAGGGCAGCGGTAGTCTGATGCGCTGGGTTGCCAGCCGGTTCAGCCGTGCGATGACGCCGAGCAGATCGGATCCCAAGCCGGATACGGCGCCGGGGGGTTCCTCGGTGGGCTGCGGACTCATGCATCCCATATTTACATAGAAATACTATGTTGTCGCCCTCGGTGAGGTGGCCTTTCGCAGAGCATGCCCACAGCCGACCTGGTGGCCGCAGGTCGAACCGGTTGCCCGGCCCAATGGCTGGCAGAATCAGGTGATGACCGCGACGAGACCGGAGGCCCCTGCGCGGCAGCCCTCCGGACCGTCGGTGGATCGCCGGCGAACTGGCTCGCTGTCGCCGGTGGAGATGGCGCAGGCCGCCGTGATGGCCGCGCTTGCTGCCGCACTGTCGATTATTTCCGTCGTCGTGCCGTTTGCCGGGGGACTGTCACTACTCACCACGGTCCCGATGGGACTGCTCGGCTACCGCTACCGCCTGCGGGTACTGGTCGCCGCGACGTTCGCGGCCAGCGTCGTGGCGTTCCTGATCGCCGGCGTGAGCGGGTTGATGGTGGTGGTCAACTGCGCCTACGTGGGTGGGCTG
This window contains:
- a CDS encoding MarR family winged helix-turn-helix transcriptional regulator, giving the protein MSPQPTEEPPGAVSGLGSDLLGVIARLNRLATQRIRLPLPWAQARLLGTIDDQGEARISDLAELDHCSQPTMTTQVRRLEDAGLVDRTPDPDDARAVRIRITGRGRTILAQVRADRAAVIDPRIARLSDEDREILSAAVGALHRLLDDLDNQ